Proteins co-encoded in one Fundulus heteroclitus isolate FHET01 unplaced genomic scaffold, MU-UCD_Fhet_4.1 scaffold_53, whole genome shotgun sequence genomic window:
- the LOC118561013 gene encoding FMRF-amide neuropeptides-like — MWFRRGSDVGQTWVRRESDVESDLGQTWVRRGSDVSQTWSQTWSQTWSQMWSQTWIRRGSDVGQTWIRRGVRRGSDVESDVDQTWVRCGSDVESDVDQTWSQTWIRRGSDVGQTLSQTWVRLGVRRGVRRGVRRGVRRGVRRGSDEGQTWVRRESDVGQTWVRRGSDEGQTRVRRGSDIESDVGQTWSQTWSQTWSQTWSQTWSQTWVRRGVRRGVRRGVRRGSDVGQTWVRRESDVGQTWVRRGSDEGQTRVRRGSDVDQTWIRRGSDVGQTWVRRGSDVGQTRVRRGSDVGQTWIRRGSDVDQTWIRRGSDVDQTWVRRGVRRGVRRGVRRGVRRGSDEGQTWVRRGSDEGQTWVRRGSDVGQTWVRRGSDVGQT, encoded by the coding sequence ATGTGGTTCAGACGTGGTTCAGACGTGGGTCAGACGTGGGTCAGACGTGAGTCAGACGTGGAGTCAGACTTGGGTCAGACGTGGGTCAGACGTGGGTCAGACGTGAGTCAGACGTGGAGTCAGACGTGGAGTCAGACGTGGAGTCAGATGTGGAGTCAGACGTGGATCAGACGTGGGTCAGACGTGGGTCAGACGTGGATCAGACGTGGAGTCAGACGTGGGTCAGACGTGGAGTCAGACGTGGATCAGACGTGGGTCAGATGTGGGTCAGACGTTGAGTCAGACGTGGATCAGACGTGGAGTCAGACGTGGATCAGACGTGGGTCAGACGTGGGTCAGACATTGAGTCAGACGTGGGTCAGACTTGGAGTCAGACGTGGAGTCAGACGTGGAGTCAGACGTGGAGTCAGACGTGGAGTCAGACGTGGGTCAGACGAGGGTCAGACGTGGGTCAGACGTGAGTCAGACGTGGGTCAGACGTGGGTCAGACGTGGGTCAGACGAGGGTCAGACGAGGGTCAGACGTGGGTCAGACATTGAGTCAGACGTGGGTCAGACTTGGAGTCAGACGTGGAGTCAGACGTGGAGTCAGACGTGGAGTCAGACGTGGAGTCAGACGTGGGTCAGACGAGGAGTCAGACGTGGAGTCAGACGTGGAGTCAGACGTGGGTCAGACGTGGGTCAGACGTGGGTCAGACGTGAGTCAGACGTGGGTCAGACGTGGGTCAGACGTGGGTCAGACGAGGGTCAGACGAGGGTCAGACGTGGGTCAGACGTGGATCAGACGTGGATCAGACGTGGATCAGACGTGGGTCAGACGTGGGTCAGACGTGGGTCAGACGTGGGTCAGACGAGGGTCAGACGAGGGTCAGACGTGGGTCAGACGTGGATCAGACGTGGATCAGACGTGGATCAGACGTGGATCAGACGTGGGTCAGACGTAGATCAGACGTGGGTCAGACGTGGAGTCAGACGTGGAGTCAGACGTGGAGTCAGACGTGGAGTCAGACGTGGTTCAGACGAGGGTCAGACGTGGGTCAGACGTGGGTCAGACGAGGGTCAGACGTGGGTCAGACGAGGGTCAGACGTGGGTCAGACGTGGGTCAGACGTGGGTCAGACGTGGGTCAGACGTAG